The genomic stretch AGATTTGTCTTAAGAGCAGGTCCTACCTCCCACAACCGTGCATAAATATGGCCACTTTTATAGCTTAGAGAGACCTCTATGAAGTACTTAGTCAGAGGCTGAGAAAATAGGTGCTTATCAGAACCAGAGTaagtctttgtgtttttattctctttatttttagtcatgaagaaattgtattaaaatcTCACACTGAGGCCTACAAATTTTGTACCGCAATTCCTCATgcaatcctttttcttttcagtagcaGAGTTTGAACCTTAACTAATTTCCACGATGGAGGGTTAATTCCAATTTCTGTTGATCTTCCTGGACAATATTTTGCAGACCTGTCACTGTTGCAAAGAACCAAGAAAGGCCAACATTCTGCACCACACACAAATGTAAGGATATTTTCAGACATGGGACGGAGCTTACCCTAATTCAAGAGTTCTTATAGTTAGAGACAAACAATCTATAAGCCCCTTATatactgtttttgttgttgttattagaTCCTTAATGTGTGCATTTATCAGGTTGAGTATCCATGGTTTCAATAATTTCATTAGATCTTTTGTGGgattagtatttaaaaaacaagaagctTAAGGGCCATTCTTATAATGAATCCttgctgaaagtttttccttaactctactttcttttattatgaaaaaaaaagtcttttgtcATTCATTTGTAGTTTAATGACTCACGAAATATATCTAGACAGCTAGCTGATGGAGCTGGGCTACTCTTGAGGGCATTCTCACCAGAGCTGATCCTTGGTAGGgatccttttattcattttcttcttctattcttcttcttctttatgcAGGAGTTAAGGtgctctccttctccttccattTCCCCACTGTCAGCTCTCTTAGGCTGGCTTTATTGGGAAGCAACTTGTGCGGTTGACATCGCCTAGTTTTCGGAAGTCCTTCAAGCTAGGTTTAATGCCCTGCTGTCATTGtgttgacatttttaataatttttgaacaaggatcatttgtattttactttgtACTGGGCCCTGTTTATTGCATAGCTAGTCCTAGGCCCAGGTTTTGcaattcatatttttctcctgtCCTTGAGCTATTCCCTTGCTGGCCTCCATCAGGTAGAGGCTCTCCCTGGTTGTGAACTAGGAACCCACATGTGCCTCGTTCAAAAGATGTTAACCTTTCCATCTGGACTGACACTAAAAGTCAGAGCAgctgtgattttctttctctgtaaacaTGCACTATTCATAGTCTTTTTTGCTTCTCTCCACTTACCCGTATTTCTGATCTACTTCGATTGGATAATTCTGGATCCCTTACAAGTCATTGAGCTTGTGATCAAAATCATTTCAGATCCACAGGCAGTCATTAAGTGACATGAAACAAATGGCCCTTATGCAAATGACACCGTCAAATCCAATTTTCAGCTGTGTCTTCATAAATCTGAAATTCCCAAATCTTTATAAAAAACCTAAAATTCCCAAACCTTTCCAGTTTTCTCTGTTCTGGTAGCCACCACCTATTCACTCTCTGGGATTTCCTGGGTACAGGAAAAGATGAAACTATCTTTTAAGCCACGCTGCTGCTGTCATACAAATCAAAGTGCTGTTTTCAGAGTATTTTGTACTGGACACTTCTTGAAGAGAAGCTGCAAACTGAAGACTCCTGTTCTCCAGTCAAGGCTCTTGATATTCTTGGTAGGAAAGTCATAGGTAGAGCTGAATCAGATGTCAATGAAGTGAAACATTTGTATTTTAGAGAACAACTCAGCTGGAATTTTCTGCTCCGTTGTGTATTTACTCTGTACAAACAGATATCACCAGCAATTCCAAAAAAAGACCACATATGATATCTTTGCatctgctctttattttttctgaacaaCCTTCTTGAAATAACTTTATTGcttgttctcttcttccttcagttTGTTGCtaaaaatgtcaccttttcatgagttctttgttgatgctacttttttaaaaatttgatcaCTCTGTCcccaaaatccattttctttctttttctaccatTTGAAACACCATGTACTTACTTACAGTGCTATCTGTCTCTGTCCACCAGAACGTGAATGCCAGAGGGCAGGGCTTTTTGATGGCTTTGTTCATTTTGCATTTATGATATCTACTCATGCGATATGATGAGTATCCATTAATATTTCTTTCGTGTATATCTGTAATGACTAGACAGAGGAAGGgtgaatattattattcccacttaaAAATGGAGAATGAAGTGACTCATGGTTAAGGATCATTTTATGTTATTAATAACTGTTATTAGtgtattcagcaaacatttatagtATTTACTATTCTGGGCAAAGAACATAGAGATATAAGAAGACTTTGTCACTGTCTTTCTAACAGTTACATCACTAAAGTATGTTTTAGTGATTCATTTTGAAATGAGACAAGAATGggccagatttttaaaaataagtatgagagaaaagacaaaaaataaaagcatcttaagagaaaagaagaggggaCTCAGTGCTAGTTGTGATGTGAAGGAGAGTTAAAAAACCATAGGGATTTTAGTATGTCTAGATAGATACAAGTTgtgattaataatttaaatactaaCTATGCAAAACATTTATAAACACATTATGTCATTGCTATAGATTACCCTCAAAATAGTCACTTGGTTCAATgattcttgttcatttatttggcaTATGTTTATGGTACTACTGTGACGGTGCCTGTTTAAAGTGTGATTCTGGGAACACCTGCATTAGAATCTTCTGGATAATTGTTAAATATGAAGATAACAGTATCTCACATTAGGCTTTCTGAAAAAAAACTTTCTGTGATTTGTTTGATTAAAAAGGTTCTCAAAAAAAATAAGTTCTTAAATAATTGCTTTGTGAACTCAAGTTCAAAAAGCACTTAACTCTCCTAAGTATATGACATCATGAAAATCTCCATGAGCACATGGAGATGAGTAAAACACTGCATGTAAAAAAGCATCATTCTTTCATGcttacactatttttttttcttttcgttttaaAACCCAGTATATAACCATGTGCTTAGAAGTCATAGTACAATAATGGACTGGATTTTGTCCCTGCCCCTGACTAATATATGAGTATGGAGAtgtgatgtattagagaattagTTAGAGGTATACAGGGTGTACTGCAAGCATAAAATAGCAAGGGATGAATTCAACCTCAAGTATGATAGGACTGAATAAACTCTTCACGAAGGATGGGCTTTTAAACTGGGCCATACAGGATGAGTAAGAGTTTGAGAGGCAAAAAATAGTGCAGGGAGAGATATGGGATatgtatggatatatacatagatataagttgtatatatgaatataagtaTGGGTATAAGGATAGTTATCTATAAGTATATAGGTATAAGTGTAGGTAAGAAGTAGAAATCTAATAATTCAAGATAAAGGCAACTGAGATAATGGCTTAGTAGAAATACAAAGTTGATTTATAATAGTTTGCTTTTGAACGACATAAGGATTTCAGAGGAAAAATCATTTCAATAATCAGTAGCATGAGTTTTACCTTTATGTCTGCCCTATTTCCATTGTTTCAAGTGCAGGCACAGACTCTCAGAAAATGCCCAGGACGAATGACAGTGGAGTAACAGAATTCATTCTCCTGGGGCTCACAGAGCGCCCTGAACTCCAGCCTCTCCTCTTTGTGCTGTTCCTGGTTGTGTACCTTGTCACCCTCTTGGGTAACCTGGGCATGATTGTGTTGATCAGACTGGACTCTCGCCTTCACaagcccatgtacttcttccttaCTAATTTAGCCTTCGTGGACTTGTGCTATACCTCAAATGCAACCCCACAGATGTTGACTAATTTCCTATCAGAGAAGAAAACCATCACCTTTGCTGGCTGCTTTACACAGTGTTACATATTCATCGCGCTTCTCCTCACTGAGTTTTACATGCTGGCAgccatggcctatgaccgctacgTCGCCATATGCAACCCTCTGCGTTACAGTGTGAAAATGTCCAGGCGCGTCTGCATCTGCTTGGCCACATTTCCTTATGTCTATGGCTTCTCAGATGGGCTGTTCCAGGCTATCCTGACCTTCCGCTTGACCTTCTGTAGGTCCAATGTCATCAACCACTTCTACTGTGCTGACCCGCCACTCATTAGGCTTTCCTGCTCTGACACTTACGTGAAAAAGCAAGCCATGCTCATATCAGCTGGTTTCAATCTCTCCAGCTCTCTCACCATCATCCTGGTGTCCTATGGCTTCATTATTGCTGTCATCCTCCAGATCAAATCAGCAGAGGGAAGGCACAAAGCATTCTCCACCTGTGGTTCCCACATGTTGGCTGTTACCCTATTTTATGGGACCCTCTTCTGCATGTATGTAAGACCTCCAACTGATAAGACTGTCGAAGAATCCAAAATAATAGCTATCTTCTACACCTTTGTAAATCCGGTGCTTAATCCATTGATCTACAGTCTGCGGAACAAAGATGTAAAGGGAGCATTGAACACTGTCCTCCGACGAAATGTGGTCACTAAGATGGCAGTGCCTCCACTCGCCTATAAACCGTAACACTAAACCTTTGGCTCAGATGTCTTTGCATTTGTGATGTGCTTCGGTATTCTTTATGTATATGCCTCAGGTAGCTCAGCTCCAAAGCTCAGGTGTGGGGAAAACTGAGCGGCACCTGTTGGTCTAGGTGCTTGTCCCTCAACgtgtggtccttggaccagcagccACAGCATTACCTTGGACGTTGTTAGCATGTGGCATCACATCCTGCACCTCACATCTACTGTATCAAACCTGTGTTTGAAACAAATCCTAGGTGGTTTGTAAACACATGAAAGTTGGGAAGCAGTGCTTCTAAGTGAAAATTCCCTCTTGGCATGCTCTGGATCACTGGTGTGCTTTCATTATATATAGCAGTAGGCAGGATTAGCATGTTATCAGCCCAGTTCCTTGACTTTATTCTATTCTTATTACCATCTTTCTTCTGGGGTAGGAGTCATTAAGAAACATGCCCTTCTGTACTCCTTCCTGACTTACCAACTAAAACAAGAAATTGTGGTCATCATAGCGAATTCCTGTTTCTTGTGAATGTGCCTGTGTCATGTACTGCTGAAGGTTCTTCTGAAGGTATGGGAGTGGGAAGCGAGAGGAAGAGAATGAGCATTCTCAGCATTCTTTCCCAGACCTGAGTTCGTGGATCTAGTTTGTGGCCTCTGAGCCATAGTACCCTACTTCCTCCTCCTGACCTGCAACGCTGGATCCATAAACTCAGGTCtaggaaaagaataaatgttttctgcatcACTGGGACTTCAAAAATTTAGAACTCACTGGGGTTATTGTTCgtcttcttttctagttttttaaaattaaagtttggaTTATTTATTTCAGTCTCACTTTTTTGTCACATGTATTTATATCTTTCACCTAAACGTTGCTTTAGCCGAAAGCTACtcatttttttataattcagtttgcaatattttcttattttctcagtgaCTTCTTTAATCTGTGGGTTGTGTAGCAGAGAGTGTTTAATTACTATACATTTGGGactttaaaagatatttcattgttacatatttttaatttagttctcTTGTCAATGAGCACTCACCTTAtgattttattcttgaaaatttattgactagtatttttttctaacttgattgtgatataattgacatgtaacaatGTTTAAGCttaagatgtacaatgtgatgctttataaaaatatatactagaaaatgattatcacaataaggttaattaacacatctgtcATCtcacataattacatttttttttgttgtagtaGATAATGGGATACTTggtaaatgggaagaaaatgtagACTTACTATTTTCACCTTTACTCTATTTGTTTCCACGTGTGGGTAAATAGATAACATGTAGGTAAATTACATGCTTACCAGGTTTCTCATGCTATATTACTTTCCAACTCCTGGACCTAACACCTTGAATGAACTCCACTACAACTTATTATATCTTGTCCAAATGATTTTACTCATGGGatttttttaaccactttatTCAATAATGAAAGTTTTTTAGCAAACATTCTGTAGTACTTTTGTGGAAGGGACTGTACAAAACACAATTCAGACTGGGAAAATATCATAGAAACCTCAAAGTCCataaattgttttatatctttattaattttcaactGATCTGATAAGAATAGTGAACCATAATGCAGAATTCCTATGGGAATAAACTCCTGATCACCCAAAGGAATCAGCTCAAAACGATTATGAACTGATGCTATTATATTGTGCAAATTTCGAAGCTCTAATAAGTATGAATCTACATAAATATCTATTtccctggagttttctcttgtagcaacattgtaattattttttcaggGTGTGTTGAAAAATACTTTAGGGATAAAAGTTTCAAATTACAAGTTGGCTATAAATCATTACCCACAACTCATCCCTTGGACCGCTAGTGTCTCTGAGAAAACCTTTCCCCGGGTCAGGTAGGAATAAAAATTCTGACTTCTAtgtttgtaatttcttttctttcagttttggaCCTTCATGAGTAGGATTCCGGTGACAACAGAAGCAGCTTTGAATGTCAGTGTAATGTCTTTGTCAATATTTCTTATGTAGATTGGtcactagaaaatataaaattttattggaattatGTGTTTACATTAATCATTTTACTTTACAAATAGCATTCTCCCCATTCATGCAATAATTTAACACACATTAAATAACCGTATTGGAGTAAACACTTGACAATTGACAATCTTAAACGTTCTTTTAGACTAATATCTATTGAAAGAACAGTCCCCTcaccaaaagaaaaatcttggCAAATAATTCAGAAGAGGGACAAATTCAAACATAATAATACCCATTCTAGCAAAAATGAAACTCTCATAGAGGTTATAAATCTCTTTAAATTATTGGAGACGGAAAGTTTGGGTGCAAATTTGATATTAACTAAGAGATACATGACTAGTAATGAGTATAGGGTTTGTAATTCCATAAATGATGGATCAGAATGTTATAAAtgatggaaattttagaaattatttagtCAAATTCTGATACTGAAGAAATGAAACCTCTGAAGTCTATAGAAAGAGGGCCACTATATCAATGttaaaaaaagaccaaaaccaaaaccaaaaaccaaaacaaaacaaaaaaattgttttgtaaatgaAGACTCAAAGAAGTCTTTACTGATACGTTATTCGCTAGTACAAAGCCATCATGTGTAACATGCTCTGTAATTTAGGTTCATGCATTGTAATCAGGTAATGTACCCTGCTCTATATTGGCGAGACAGTGGAATGGAAAACCAAAAGAGGGGAAAGGCACTGGAGTTCATGATGGCATCGTAGACCTGAAGATGCTCCTTCCTGGGAAATTATATTCACCTGAAATGTACAGCTTCACCAACTACACGACTCAtctaacttttctttcatttcctacCTTGAAATATCATTTCGCTCAGCTATTCTTGCAAATTTCTCCATGTCTTGATGACGCATTGAGGCAGTTTCTAGACTGAATTACTAAAACTAAATTTCAATAactcttatttctattttctgtgttcctttctgtGGCTTCAACAGGCCCTAGTGTTTCACTCAAGTCCATCTTACAGGACTCCAAAAACAGTGACCATACACACAGGGAGCAGTTAGTAAATGTGACAGCATTTCAATGTGATCCTGCTACCTGGGACATTTGCACTGTAACTGGAGCCTGAAGAGGGCATGCTTTGTCCCCAAGTGAACCATTTCACCAAGTAGTATCTCAGGTACCAGTGACACTTGTGAAGATGAGCTTCACActtttattgattgattgctttttttccccccatgggAGACTAAGAAATTCTTAGAGCTCCAgatattcaccaaatatttattgtgtttacTAATTTACCATAAATGGCACCTGTGGTCAATAATTTTGTTCAATAATTTCTATTCAACTACAAGTAATATCTTTTCTTGCATCTttatatcataaaaaataaacatatacatgatGTGTTTGTGAAGCAAATTCATCAGCATAAACAAATCTGTATGGTTTCTGTTACCTAGTTTATTTGTGACCATTCCAAACCAGAGGAAAGCAATTTGACATTATTGAGCCAGTAAAATCTAATGTGAAGTTTTTGTTCagttatattttttgaaataaggaacatatactttaaaaaactcATTGCTACCTACACTGACTCCTAATGATCCAGAAATTTCAAATTGGACACCAGTGCCATAGGGAAACCCCTGTTTGAATGATGTCCGGTTTTCTCCCTcactaaaatttaattattttttgtgtgatttttctcattcAGAGAGCAAATTATTCATGGCTATTATATACTGGTTCAACGATATCTCCAGCAATTCAATAGGAATTACTTGGAATTCTGTATTGGAATAGGAGTTAGGAAATTATAAGAGTCATGGAGGATAAAGTTTGTTGCTGCTTGCTTATATCACATAAATGAACAATCTTTCTAACCACAGGGTACACTGGGTGTAGTAAAAATTAAGTAGGAACTTATGTAAGGCAGTTTCCACAGCCAATAAGCATGAGCCTTGGACACATCCTAGCAGTGCATGCTGTATACAAATTTGcttatagaaacagaaataatctTCAGTTGAGTTTCTATTCAGATACTTACTTTCAGTAGAAAAAAGGCTCTAATGTAGCCAGTTTGAATTTATCACAGGgatttatcaaa from Rhinolophus ferrumequinum isolate MPI-CBG mRhiFer1 chromosome 11, mRhiFer1_v1.p, whole genome shotgun sequence encodes the following:
- the LOC117030774 gene encoding olfactory receptor 5M11, whose product is MPRTNDSGVTEFILLGLTERPELQPLLFVLFLVVYLVTLLGNLGMIVLIRLDSRLHKPMYFFLTNLAFVDLCYTSNATPQMLTNFLSEKKTITFAGCFTQCYIFIALLLTEFYMLAAMAYDRYVAICNPLRYSVKMSRRVCICLATFPYVYGFSDGLFQAILTFRLTFCRSNVINHFYCADPPLIRLSCSDTYVKKQAMLISAGFNLSSSLTIILVSYGFIIAVILQIKSAEGRHKAFSTCGSHMLAVTLFYGTLFCMYVRPPTDKTVEESKIIAIFYTFVNPVLNPLIYSLRNKDVKGALNTVLRRNVVTKMAVPPLAYKP